A stretch of the Clostridium fungisolvens genome encodes the following:
- a CDS encoding ABC transporter substrate-binding protein, producing the protein MKLKKLVALALTLALTATVAIGCGSSSTNNSGGDKSANTTSKKLVLGFSQIGAESGWRTAETNSIKEIPNLDSNVELKFSDAQQKQENQIKALRSFIAQKVDVIALAPVVETGWDTVFKEAKDAKIPIILVDRGVKVSDDSLYSTFIGSDFIAEGKSAGKILTDKFGKDAKLNIVELQGTVGASAANDRQKGFADYIKDYPGYKVIKSQSGDFSRAKGKEVMEAFLKSEGKNIQAVYAHNDDMAMGAIQAIEEYGLKPGVDVAIVSIDGIKDAFQAVADGKSTGVVECNPLLGPQILQAAKDLAAGKTVDKWIKSNEGVFVGDQAKKELPNRKY; encoded by the coding sequence ATGAAATTAAAAAAATTAGTAGCACTAGCATTAACTTTAGCTTTGACTGCAACAGTTGCAATTGGTTGTGGAAGCTCTAGTACAAATAATTCAGGTGGAGACAAAAGTGCAAATACAACAAGCAAGAAATTAGTTTTGGGATTTTCACAAATAGGTGCTGAAAGTGGATGGAGAACTGCTGAAACTAATTCAATCAAGGAAATACCTAATCTTGACTCAAATGTTGAACTTAAATTTTCTGATGCTCAGCAAAAGCAAGAAAACCAGATAAAAGCTTTAAGATCCTTTATAGCTCAAAAGGTTGATGTAATTGCCCTTGCACCAGTAGTTGAAACTGGCTGGGATACTGTTTTTAAAGAAGCAAAAGATGCAAAGATTCCAATCATATTGGTTGATAGAGGTGTTAAAGTTAGTGATGATTCCTTATATTCAACTTTTATAGGTTCAGACTTTATTGCAGAAGGTAAGAGTGCAGGTAAAATATTGACTGACAAGTTTGGCAAAGATGCAAAGTTAAATATAGTTGAGCTTCAAGGAACTGTTGGAGCAAGTGCTGCAAATGATAGACAAAAAGGTTTTGCAGATTATATTAAAGACTACCCAGGATATAAAGTTATAAAATCACAATCTGGTGATTTTAGCCGTGCTAAAGGTAAAGAAGTTATGGAAGCTTTCTTAAAGTCAGAAGGTAAAAATATTCAAGCAGTTTATGCACATAATGACGATATGGCAATGGGAGCTATTCAAGCTATAGAAGAATATGGACTTAAACCAGGCGTAGACGTTGCTATAGTTTCTATAGATGGTATTAAGGATGCCTTCCAAGCTGTAGCAGATGGAAAGAGTACAGGCGTTGTTGAGTGTAATCCGCTTCTAGGGCCTCAAATATTACAAGCTGCAAAAGATTTAGCTGCAGGTAAAACAGTAGATAAATGGATAAAATCCAATGAAGGTGTTTTTGTAGGCGATCAAGCTAAGAAAGAACTTCCAAATAGAAAGT
- a CDS encoding substrate-binding domain-containing protein, which produces MDRKIVIPKKIIMVLIFIIILCFVSVLVGRTKKSEGVEFVIGMSQANLTEPWRISMNEEIINEAKKYSNLKIIYKDAGGDSERQKKDIQELSDYGVDLLIVAIDDSKKLTPLVSETYKRIPVIVLDRPVEGANYTLYIGPDNESIGIQAGKLVADLIGNKQGKVIEVQGMLNSPPVVERSKGFKEVLKDHKNIEISRTVIGEWQRDETEDKVSEILAEEKDIDVIFAHNDYMALGAYRAAYKLGLKNIKVIGVDGLLGANGGLDLVDKGILQGTFTCETGGKDAVKYAIEILNKKQNIPKEIILGSDKITKENLDKYLSKMEFLN; this is translated from the coding sequence TTGGATAGAAAAATAGTAATACCTAAAAAGATAATCATGGTATTAATTTTTATAATTATATTATGTTTTGTTTCTGTTTTAGTAGGAAGAACAAAGAAATCTGAAGGAGTAGAGTTTGTAATAGGTATGTCTCAAGCAAATTTAACCGAGCCTTGGCGGATATCTATGAATGAGGAAATAATAAACGAAGCTAAAAAGTATAGCAATTTAAAGATAATCTATAAGGATGCCGGAGGCGATTCAGAAAGACAGAAAAAAGATATACAAGAGCTTTCGGATTATGGAGTTGATTTATTAATAGTGGCAATAGATGATTCAAAGAAGTTGACACCTTTAGTTTCAGAAACATATAAGCGAATTCCTGTCATAGTTTTAGATAGGCCAGTGGAGGGGGCAAACTATACTTTGTATATTGGTCCAGATAATGAATCAATAGGTATACAAGCTGGTAAACTTGTAGCAGATCTAATTGGTAATAAACAAGGTAAAGTTATAGAAGTACAAGGTATGCTTAATTCCCCTCCCGTGGTTGAGAGAAGTAAGGGATTCAAAGAAGTATTGAAGGATCATAAAAACATAGAAATTTCCAGGACTGTTATAGGTGAATGGCAAAGAGATGAAACAGAAGATAAGGTTTCTGAAATACTTGCAGAAGAAAAAGATATTGATGTTATTTTTGCCCACAATGATTATATGGCTCTTGGTGCGTATAGGGCAGCTTATAAATTAGGACTTAAAAATATTAAAGTTATCGGAGTAGATGGACTTCTAGGTGCCAATGGCGGCCTCGACTTAGTGGATAAAGGGATTCTTCAAGGAACCTTTACTTGCGAGACTGGTGGTAAAGATGCTGTAAAATACGCAATTGAAATATTGAATAAAAAACAAAATATCCCTAAAGAAATTATACTAGGCAGTGACAAGATAACAAAGGAGAACTTAGATAAATATCTCAGCAAAATGGAATTTCTGAATTAA